The genome window CGCTTCCTCCTGCGCAAGCCCACCCAGATCGACATCGCGCTCTCCGAGGGCGTCGATCAGGATACCCCGCCCGCTGACGGCGACGAGCTTGTCGACGAGGTGCCGCCGGTCGAAATGGGCCGCATCGCCGCCCAGTCGGCCAAGCAGGTGATCCTGCAGAAGGTCCGCGAAGCCGAGCGTGACCGTCAGTACGAAGAGTTCAAGGACCGCGCCGGCACCATCATCAACGGTCTGGTCAAGCGCGAGGAGTACGGCAACGTCATCGTCGATATCGGCGCCGGCGAGGCCGTTCTGCGCCGCAACGAGAAAATCGGCCGCGAAAGCTATCGCCCCGGCGACCGTATCCGCGTCTACATCAAGGACGTGCGCCGCGAGCAGCGCGGCCCGCAGATCTTCCTGTCGCGCACCGCGCCCGAGTTCATGGCCGAGCTCTTCAAGATGGAAGTGCCCGAGATCTACGACAACATCATCGAGATCAAGGCCGTCGCCCGTGACCCGGGCTCCCGCGCCAAGATCGCCGTCATCTCCTACGACAACAGCATCGACCCGGTCGGCGCCTGTGTCGGTATGCGCGGCTCGCGCGTGCAGGCCGTGGTCAACGAGCTTCAGGGCGAGAAGATCGACATCATCCCGTGGAACGACGATCAGCCGACCTTCCTCGTCAACGCCCTGCAGCCCGCCGAGGTCTCCAAGGTCGTGCTCGATGAAGAGGCCGGCAAGATCGAGGTCGTGGTGCCCGACGAGCAGCTTTCGCTCGCCATCGGTCGCCGTGGCCAGAACGTGCGCCTTGCCTCGCAGCTTACCGGCCTGGATATCGACATCCTCACCGAGGAAGAAGAGAGCGCCCGCCGTCAGGCCGAGTTCGAAGAGCGCACCAAGCTCTTCATGGACACGCTCGACCTCGATGAGTTCTTCGCCCAGCTCCTCGTGTCCGAGGGCTTCACCTCGCTCGAAGAGGTCGCCTACGTCGAGCTCGACGAGCTGCTGGTGATCGACGGCGTCGACGACGGCACCGCCGGCGAGCTTCAGGCCCGTGCCCGCGACTACCTCGAAGAGCAGAACCGCAAGGCCCTCGAGCACGCCCGCGAGCTTGGCGTCGAGGACAGCCTCGTCAGCTTCGAGGGTCTGACCCCGCAGATGATCGAGGCCCTGGCCGAAGACGGCGTGAAAACGCTGGAAGACTTCGCAACCTGCGCCGACTGGGAACTTGCCGGTGGCTGGACCACCGTGGATGGCGAGCGTGTGAAGGACGACGGCATCCTCGAAAAGTTCGAGCTCTCCCTCGAAGAAGCACAAGACATGGTCATGACCGCCCGCATTGCGCTGGGCTGGGTCGATCCGGCCGAGCTTGCCGCTTCCGAAGAGGAAGAAGAGGGCGAAGAGCCCGCAGAAGAGGAGGCCGGGGTCTGATCTCAGGCCCCGGATAGTGCCCTGACACGCGGTGGACGTGCAGCACACAAGGGCGAAATGCCCGAACGCAAGTGTATTGCCACGGGAGAGGTGCGCCCTATATCTCACCTCGTCCGTTTCGTCGTGGGGCCCACCGGCGAGATTGTTCCCGACATTTCCGGCAAGCTTCCGGGCCGCGGCATCTGGGTTTCTCCCAGCCGCGAGGCGCTTGAAAAGGCAGTAAAGAAAAAGCTCTTCGCCCGGGCCGCCAAGGCGCCGGTCGAAGTGCCCGAGGGCCTCGTGGACCTCGTCGAGCAGCTGCTGGTCAAGCGGGTCACGGACGGCATCGCACTCGCCCGCAAGTCGGGCCGTGCGGTGGCAGGATACGAAAAGGTCAAAGGCTGGCTTCTCATCGAAGAGGCCGCCCTGCTGATCCAGGCCATGGACGGCTCCGAACGCGGCAAGTCGAAACTCAGCTCGCCGCCCGGAAAAGGCACCTTCGTAGGGTGCCTGAGCGCCAACGAAATCGGTTTGGCATTCGGCAGGGAACATGTGATACACGCCGCTCTTGCGTCTGGTGGACTCACGAAGCGTGTTGTAGAAGACGCCGCAAAGCTTGGCGCTTTGCGCGAAGGAAGCGGGGATTCTCCCCGGAAAGGACAAACATCGCATGAGCGATAGCGACGGCAAAAAAACCCTGGGCCTGCGTACAGGCCCGCGCTCCGGTCAGGTGAAGCAGAGCTTTTCCCACGGGCGCACCAAGAACGTCGTGGTGGAAACCAAGCGCAAGCGCGTCGTGGTGCCCAAGCCCGGTGCGCCGACCGCTGGCGCCGGGGCTGCGGCTGCGGCTGCGGCTGGCGATCCGTCCAAGCGCCCCGCCGGGATTTCCGACGCCGAGATGGAGCGTCGCCTGAAGGCGCTCGCCGCCGCCAAGGCTACCGAGGCCGAAGAAAACAAGCGCCGCGAGGCCGAAGAGAAGACCCGCGAGGCCGAGCGCCAGCGCCGCCGCGAGGAAGCCGAGGCGAAGGAGCGCGAAGAGCGCGAACGCCAGGAGGCCCTCAAGGCCAAGGAAGAAGAAGACGCCCGCAAGAAGCGCGAGGCCGAAGAGGCGAAAGCCCGCGAGAAGGCCGAGCGCAACGCGCCGCCCGCTGCTGCTGCTGCCGCCGCCGCACCCTCCCAGCCCGGCCCCGCGCCCGCTGATGAAGGTGGCCGTGGCGGCCGTGCCGCCCCGCGCCGCGACGATCGGGACAACCGCGACAACCGTGACAACCGTGGCAAGGCCAACCGCGACGACAGCGGCCGCCGCTCCGGCAAGCTCACCCTGAACCAGGCGCTCTCGGGCGGCGAAGGCGGGCGTCAGCGCTCGATGGCCGCGATGAAGCGCAAGCAGGAGCGTGCGCGCCAGAAAGCCATGGGCGGTGTCGAAAGCCGCGAGAAGGTCGTGCGCGACGTGCAGCTCCCCGAGGCCATCGTGGTCTCCGAGCTGGCCAACCGCATGGCCGAGCGCGTTGCCGAAGTGGTGAAGGCCCTCATGCAGAACGGCATGATGGTCACCCAGAACCAGGTGATCGA of Oceanicola sp. 502str15 contains these proteins:
- the nusA gene encoding transcription termination factor NusA translates to MAITSANQLELLQTAEAVAREKMIDPGLVIEAMEESLARAAKSRYGAEMDIRVAIDRKTGRATFTRIRTVKGDPELENYQAEMTAEQAAQTIGVKGKDFTVVSGMSQPEGEDEEPRAIRRFLLRKPTQIDIALSEGVDQDTPPADGDELVDEVPPVEMGRIAAQSAKQVILQKVREAERDRQYEEFKDRAGTIINGLVKREEYGNVIVDIGAGEAVLRRNEKIGRESYRPGDRIRVYIKDVRREQRGPQIFLSRTAPEFMAELFKMEVPEIYDNIIEIKAVARDPGSRAKIAVISYDNSIDPVGACVGMRGSRVQAVVNELQGEKIDIIPWNDDQPTFLVNALQPAEVSKVVLDEEAGKIEVVVPDEQLSLAIGRRGQNVRLASQLTGLDIDILTEEEESARRQAEFEERTKLFMDTLDLDEFFAQLLVSEGFTSLEEVAYVELDELLVIDGVDDGTAGELQARARDYLEEQNRKALEHARELGVEDSLVSFEGLTPQMIEALAEDGVKTLEDFATCADWELAGGWTTVDGERVKDDGILEKFELSLEEAQDMVMTARIALGWVDPAELAASEEEEEGEEPAEEEAGV
- a CDS encoding RNA-binding protein, with product MTRGGRAAHKGEMPERKCIATGEVRPISHLVRFVVGPTGEIVPDISGKLPGRGIWVSPSREALEKAVKKKLFARAAKAPVEVPEGLVDLVEQLLVKRVTDGIALARKSGRAVAGYEKVKGWLLIEEAALLIQAMDGSERGKSKLSSPPGKGTFVGCLSANEIGLAFGREHVIHAALASGGLTKRVVEDAAKLGALREGSGDSPRKGQTSHER